In Sphingobacterium sp. SRCM116780, the genomic stretch GGAATCTATACGATAGAGAGATAGGGTGTCATTACTAAAAACTAACGAGTCTTTCTTTTCTGACCGCACAATCTGCTCTGTATCGAACTTATTGAATTGCTGTGGTGGGTTCTTCGTTTGATGACAGCCTACAAAAAGGAAAGCACATAGCAGTATGAATAAATATTTAATCTGAAATATGTTATGAAACATCCATGTAGATAATTTAAAAAGTTTATCCATAAAAATGATTAACCATGAATGATAAAAGATTATCCTTTAATCTTTCCCGAAGAAACGGTAAAAATGCCATAATCATCGATCAGCATATCTTCTTTTTTAATATGATTGAAAGTCATAATGCGATCTAGTTCTTTCTGGGAACGTCTACGCATCACCCAGTCCTTTTTTTGATGGCTATTTAAAACAAATGCAATCATTTTTAACTGTGGATGCCATGGTTGTCCTGTGTAAATCAAATGGCTATTTTCTTCTGAAATAGCAACAACTCCTTTTACAGCTTCATTTGTTAATTGATTATCTCCGAATAATTCAAAAATCCCTGAAATAATGGTAATGTTTGGTTCAAAGTCAATGAGTTGATAGGTATTAGGATCAAAACAGTCATAATTTGTAAAACGGATTTGCGTATAGCCTTTTTGTTGAATTACTTTTTCTCCCAAGCTGATATTCGATTGTACAAATTCATTGATTACAATTTCTACATCTGGATATTTTTCTTTGATATCGAATAGGTAATTTCCTGTTCCTCCTGCAATATCTAAAATCTTTACTTTTCTTCCAGACGATTGAATATCCTGAATATTCTTTTCTAATAAGGCTAACAGATGTTGTTTTCGAATTCGGATTCCTCTCCACCCAATTGCTTCCAAATACCCCTTATCGATCACTTTACCTATTCCAAATTTACCTTTTGCTTGATTGTGATAAACATAATCTAAGGATATACCGGAATCAAATCCATATTTTAAACCCAGAGCCATCCCCTCACTTAGGGTTCCTATTTTCCCTAAAGACCATTTCTGAAAAGCAAAATTTAACTTTTCCACTGTTGGCATTACTTTATAATACAGGTTTTCATATTCTTTTACGGAGAACAAATCGGGTTCTAAACTGACATCAGGTGCTTTCAGCTCAAAACATTTGACAACAAAATTTTTGATGTATTGATACACCTGTTGTTTTCCACTTTCGAATAGTATGCCATGGAAGAAATTTGGCAATGTTATAAATTCCTTAACGGTTGATTCTAAGTCAACATAAAACTTCTTCTGTACACTATTCTTGACAACATAGTCTTTTTCTGCAGAAAGGATTAAAGTAGGAAGACTAATCGCCGCAGCATCTTCTACTAGTCTTTTCCCTGCGCTTTGCAAGTCGACTAATAGTCGGCCATTAATTGATTTTGAAATCAACGGATCCTGATCATATGCCTCTTGTTGTGCTTTGTCGTGTGTCAACACTTTTGACTTGACATAGCTTTGGATCACTAGATTTTTTTTCAATTTGGTTGTGAAACCAATAAATTCATTAGCAAAAGGAACATACAGTTTAATTTCAAATGCAGGAGCTAATAAAGCCATACCCGCAATTGTTGGTGCGAAGTCATGTACCCAAGCTGTCACAATAACGCCTGCAATGCTATTTGCAATCACAAAGATATCTTGTTCCTTTACTTGATAGTGTTGATGCAAAAACTTCGAAAACATATCAAGATCTCGTACATTATCCATGAAAACAGGTGAAACTTGTTCTTTGGTATAACCGTGACCACGTAGATCATAAGCAAAGACATTGTACCCCGTAAACTGAGCATCTGTAGCGATATCCTGTAATCGTTCAGAATGTTCATGTCCACGGTGTATAATGATCAATGTTTTTTGATTGGGTTGAAAATTCCATTCTCGATAAAAAATGTCACTTCCATCAAAACTCTTAAAATATCCTGTATTCATCATCTTTTCATTTTAATAAGTCAATTGAAGCGGCATGGAGAATACTATTTTTATTCTTTTCTTGCATCAAGGCAATTGCTTGGTTTAAGTTTAAAGATAATATTTTTTTTAACAAAAGCACTCCCATTAGCGTGCTTCTTGAATATCCCATCGTACAATGTATAATAATCCTTGTTTTTGGATTTCTTTGCTCATAAATGAGCGCAATTTGATTGACGAGATCTTCTAAATCAATTCTTGAAGTCGTTCCTATATCTAACATGGGAAACGCATGATACATACTGTACTGCTTCAGTGTCTTATTCTCCTCCAATTCTGCCGCTAGATCATATACATGATCATGTTTTGATATGTGACAATCGGCTACTTGTTTATTTATTAATCGAGCTGTGATAAATAGTTGAGGCATGATTTCCATCAGTACGTTTTCTTGTTTCTTTCTAAAAAAACGCCATAACAGATAATAGGTAAACTGATAAGGAAAATAGAAGACCTTTTTCCACCAAGTAATATGTCCATTTTTATCTTTTAGAAAATGGTGTTGGTCATATTGATAATGTAGTCCCACGATAAAGAGCATCATGCTTATCCATATTATTCCCAAGCTATACACGATATGCAGATCATAGCATAATGATGCCAATAAACAGGTTATAAAACTAAATAAATAATAAAAGCAGGCGACATATTGATTCCGATATGCGGCAAAGACTTTCTGATAAAAAGTAAAGATAAAAACGATTTGAACAAGTATCAATGCTGTGATTACATCAATGAAATGATGTTGGTAGACTGTCATGGTAGAGATTCCCAATAGGATGAACCAACATCCAAAAAAGAATTTTACGATTCCAGAAAAGCGCTCTTTTAAAACAGACCAAAACAAACAAGCGTAGCCAACATGCAACGAAGGTGCTTGGTTATATGGGGAATCCCAAGTGTTTAAAAAATCAAAAAAATAATGTAAAAGAGAAGAGTTTATACTTGGTTTTGGATAAGAAAACTGCAATGGAATAAGTAAAAAGAAAATACCAGAGATGATCGTTAATATGGCAACACGTTTTATATACTGCATCAACTGCGCTCTGGAAGTACATAAAAAACATACGCAGGAGAAGAATAAACCACTGGACATATAGGGAATGATCATCCAGGGAATGAAAGGGATATGCCGTTCAAAACTAAAAACAAACGAAGGTACTTCTGCTAACGTGGAGGCATAATATGCACTACCATTATAGACGAGTGAAAAGATACATAAACAAAACAGTGTTGCTCTGATTTGCAGTTGTATTGTCAATCGTTTTTCATCCATTTCGCTTTTTTATACATCAAAATATCCAAAACCTTTGCTGGTAAATAAGACAAAAACTGCATCAATATTTTCATTTTCAAAGGGAAAACCACAAGCTCCTTTCGTTTAATAATGGCATCGTCAATGTATGCCGCAGCTTCTTCTTCTGAGATCAAATAAGGTTTCTTTGATAGATCTTGTTTATTGAGATCTCGTAATTTTTGAGTGTCCACATAACCTGGAGCAATGGTTGTGACGGTGATACCAAAAGGTTGCAACGCCTTACGGTAGGTATCTGCAATTTGAATAACTGCTCGTTTTGATTTACTATATAGGCTTGCTTTTCGATAATGCAATGTTCCGGAAACGGAGGCAATCGTTACAATTTGTCCTTGGTTATGCTCTCGCATAACCTCTCGTGCAACTTCAAAACAATTGACAGTTCCTCCGATATTGATGCACAGCATATCGACACTTTCTTCATAATGAATGGCTCTAGCGACATCATCAGCATAGCTTCCTGTTGTATTGATGAAAAGATCTAAGTGATCATATCCTACAAAATCTTGAACGTGATATAGCAATCTATCTTTATCTAAAACATCGCCTTCGTATTTTGTCAAATTAGGGTGTTCTATAACACTTTTTTTCAAATCTCTTCCACAGATAGCGACTATATCGCCTTTGGCTAAATACAAATTGGCCAATGCAGCACCAATTCCAGCTGTACCTCCTGCAATAAAAACTTTCATTTTCTTAAACTGTCTAATGTCCGCTGATAACCATATTGCCACTGTTGCTCTATGTCTTCCTGAAATTTTTCGAAAGAGTCTGGCAGTTGTATACGAATTTCTCCTTTAAACCAATCGATATACTTAGCACAATAATACCCTTTTAATACTTGTGGCGCATCTTGTGTATCAATCCAATACCCCGTATGCTTTGCTTCTACTTCTCGCAATCGTTCATTTCCATTGAATCCCAATACGGCTCTCACTAATGCCTCTTCAACAGATTTGTAGGATTGTTTTCGTTCCAAGAAAACTTCCTTCGCTAAGGACTGTGCCAATTCGATTGGAACCAAATCAATAGCTCCTCCCGCATAATAATCTTGTCGAATCTTTACTGGCGCAACATAGAACATATCCGAAATGGATATTCGCATTGCTTGATGCAACGGTAATGAGCTATCTGTCAAAATTTCCTTTGCAACAGCGCTACGTATATAGTTATCCGATTGTATCTCAATTTCAGCAATAGCGATCTTTTTTTGCGTCTCTTCATCTGTAAACAACACTTTTTGATATAGTTTCCTCTCTCCTCTTTTAAGTGAAATATCTATGGGTTCAAACAACATTTTGGACCCTATAACAATGATCTTAGGGCTGTTATTTTGTTCTTGTTTCAATGTGGGGAGCAATTCTGTCAAGTCTTGCGGCATTTCGACCAAGTAGCGATCGAATACATCTTCTATATAAGGGGCAGATGTTTTATGCAACGTTTTCAGAAAAGAATAATATCCAATTTTAAAAATGCTTTTATGGCCTGTCAATTTGGTTTGAATGACAAAATCGTAAAATTCCTTTGACTTCAAATACGCTTTTTGTTCTTCAATCTCTGAGCAAGCACGGATAACAGCTGCAGCAACAGAACCACCGCAACTTGCGATAATCAAATCAGGTCGCTTTCCCATTTCTACTAAAGCGGCATACATACCTACATACAGTGCAAATCGCGTTCCTCCTCCAGAAAAGACTACTGCGCTATTGAATGTGTCCTGCTCTTTGTCTATCATTTCAATAAAATATATTGTACGATCAAGAAGAAGGCCGGAGCATTGAATGTTAAACTATCCATCCGATCTAATAATCCACCATGTCCAGGAATCAGAGTTCCTGTATCTTTGACATGTGTTTTACGTTTCATATAAGACATGAGCACATCTCCACAGAATCCTAGTACGCCCAGTAATAATCCGATCAACGTAAAAGTTAAGGTATGGTAAAATGGAAATAAAAGGTATCCTAAAAGATTGCTTAACAGCGTTGTCATCAATATTCCTCCTATTAAACCTTCTCTTGTCTTATTGGGGCTAATGCGTGGTACAACGGGTCGCTTACCAAAGAATTTGCCAGAGAGGTATTGGAAAACATCATTAAGCTCTGTAACCACAACAATGAAGATGATTAATTTGAGTCCTAAATAGGACATCGTTGGATATTCAATAGCTCTAATATAGGCTAAATAAGCAAAAGAAATCAATGTAACACATAGACCTATTCCGAGAGAGAGCAGAACCCTAAAAGAAAACTTCCAGACAAAAAATAAAATTATTAATGCGATTAACACCGTAATAATACCATAACGGAGATAAGCAGTATCCGTAATAAAATTAAGGAAGTAACCTTGTAGACACATTAAGATTACCAACAAAGGAAGAAACGATAAATTGGGTTTGATCATCCTAAAAAACTCTCGCATTCCCTGAAAGGAAAGAAGACTGACAAAAACTGTCATGGTTAACGGGTTGATAATACCTAAAGAAAACACAACGAGGATGTAGACCCAACTTCTTACACGAATGGGAACATCAGCAAACTTTTCTTTTCTGTTATCTTTTTCTCCCATATTAGGACAACGATTTTTTTAACCTTATTCCTGTACTGATCGCTAATAGAATATTAATCACAGCGATGATGTAAAGTGAGTAGGTATGTAATGAAATATGACAGAAGGCCAATATCCCGTATAAAGCGACTAACAATGCACGATCACTTTTTCCCATTGGCCCATCATATCTACGTGCTGTACCCACTACTTTCCCTATTAGGCCTGCCATCTCATTGATAATGCTTAATGCTATAAAAATAACAATCAAATACATACTTTCTGGTAGGAACTTAATGAGTGGAAAAAAAACAAATACATCGGATACCACATCTCCTATTTCGTTTAATAGCTCGCCCTTTTTACTCGTTTGATTGTACGTTCTCGCCATCATGCCATCTAATGCATTTAAAGCCATACGCATTAATAATCCGATAGGAAGCGCTAAAAAGAGCCAATCCGAACAATCTGCAAACCAAAACAAAACACCTATTAACAAGGAAAGGATGATAGAAGCGATTGTTATTTGATTCGCTGTGACCCCTCTCTTATAGAAGTAGGTCAATATCGGTGTTAATAATTGCTGAAACTTAGGTTTTAGTTTATATACAGATATCATTTGTTTGTTTTTGTTATCGGTCAAAATAAATAAAAAAACCTATTTTTAAAAATAGGTTTTTTAGTTGAAATAATTTTAAATAGGATTATAATTTATCGTTCTATATCTTTCAAACTGTTCATTTTCTTGTATTCAAGGAATCCTTTGATATCTTCAAAATGTTCCCGAACACGTTTATTTCCAAATTCAAAAACCTTTTGCGCTAATCCATCTAAAAAGTCACGATCGTGAGAAACTAAAATTAATGTTCCATCAAAGTCTTGAAGGGCATCTTTAATAATATCCTTCGTTTTCATATCCAAGTGGTTGGTAGGCTCATCGAGAATCAATACATTGACTGGCTCTAGCAACAACTTAATCATGGCTAAACGTGTTTTCTCTCCACCAGACAACACTTTTACCTTCTTTGTTGTGTCATCTCCACTAAACATGAATGCACCGAGTAGATCTTTTATTTTAACCCTTACATCCCCCACTGCAATTTGATCTATGGTATCAAAAACAGTCAATTCGCCATCCAATAGTGCGGCTTGATTTTGTGCAAAATAACCAATCTTTGCATTATGACCTATTTTCAGCGTTCCTTCATAGTCAATCTCTCCCATGATCGCTTTGATCATGGTTGATTTACCTTCCCCATTCTTACCAACAAAAGCGACTTTTTCACCACGTTCAATAACCATATCTGCTTTTTGAAAAACGACATGGTCATCATATTTCTTTGTTAACTCTTCAACAATGACAGGGTATTGACCTGAACGCGGAGAGGGAGGAAATTTTAATCGCAATGCAGAGGTATCAACCTCATCGATTTCGATGATTTCCAACTTCTCCAACATTTTCACACGTGATTGTACTTGTAATGTTTTTGAATAGGTTCCTCTAAAGCGATCGATAAATTCTTGATTGTCCGCAATAAAACGCTGTTGCTCTTCATAAGCTTTCAATTGATGCAGACGACGATCTTTACGCAATTCTAAGTAATGACTATACTTGGCTTTATAATCATAAATACGTCCCATGGTAACCTCAATCGTTCGATTGGTGATCGTATCCACAAAAGCTCTATCGTGCGAAATAACGATAACTGCTTTCGCGGAATTCAATAAGAAGTCTTCCAGCCATTGGATACTTTCAATATCCATATGGTTTGTTGGTTCATCTAATAAAATTAGATCGGGTTTCTTTAATAATATTTTAGCCAATTCAATACGCATACGCCATCCTCCAGAGAACTCGGAGGTTTGACGTGTAAAATCAGTACGTTCAAAACCTAAACCTTTTAATACTTTTTCTACTTCGGCATCATAATTCACTTCCTCAATGGAATAGAATCTTTCACTCAGCTCGGAGACACGTTCAATCAGGTTCATATAGTCATCCGTTTCGTAATCTGTACGGATATTCAACTGTTCATTCAACTGCTCTAATTCATCGCGCATATGGTAGACTTCTTCAAATGCTTTTGAAGTTTCTTCAAAGACCGTCACATTATCCTGGGTTAACAAATGTTGCGGTAAGTAGGCAATAACTGCATCTTTAGGACCAGACACATTTCCTGTTGTGGGTTTACCAGCTCCTGCAATAATTTTTAATAGTGTCGATTTACCTGCTCCATTTTTTCCCATTAAAGCAATTTTATCATTTTCATTGATTGAAAAGGATACATCGCTAAAGAGAGTCGTTCCCCCAAAGGAAACTGAAATATTATTTACGTTAATCACTTTATATTCGCTTTTTTTTGCGCAAAGATAAGCGAATCAATCTTATAAATATAGAAAGTATCAATTTATAAAAAATGAATAGTCGTATATGGTTACAACAAGAGATTAGAAGTTTTCAGAATTGCATCAGATTCCTTGAAGTTAATTTCAGAGTTAAAGTTCTACAATTGGGTTCTAGCAAAATTAATAAAACAGTAATTTTCATTTTTGTGTATCTTTGCCGCATGCGATTTGATATCATTACAGTACTTCCTAGCTTATTAGAGAGTCCGTTTGCTCATTCTATTTTACAAAGGGCGCAAAAAAAGGGCTTAGCAGAAATTGTTGTCCACAATTTACGAGACTATGCCACGAATAAGCAAAAAAGCGTTGACGATTATCCATACGGAGGGGGCTCAGGTATGGTCATGCAAATAGAACCTTTTGCTGCGTGTATTGAAAAATTAAAAACAGAACGTGCGTATGATGAGATTATCTTTATGACGCCTGATGGCGAAACATTAAATCAAGAAATCGCGAATAATCTGTCAACCAAAGGAAATATGATGATCCTTTGTGGTCATTATAAGGGTATTGATCAGCGCATTAGAGATATCTATGTTACAAAAGAAATTTCTGTTGGCGATTATGTTTTATCAGGAGGTGAACTTCCGGCGGCTATTTTAACCGATGCAATCATTCGATTAATTCCTGGGGTTTTGTCTGATGAAACATCTGCTTTATCGGATTCTTTTCAAGATGGATTGCTTGATGCTCCTATTTATACACGTCCTGCGGACTGGAAAGGCCATAAAGTTCCAGAGGTTTTACTTAGTGGGCATGAAGCTAAAATAGCTGCTTGGCGCGATGAACAGCAACTTCTTCGCACGAAAACAAGAAGACCTGATTTATTAAATGACTAATAAATTTCAGTTTTTATTGATTTTTTATCATAAAAAGTTTGCCTAATCATTTTTTTTTATAAATTTGTGATACAATGTTGACATTTAATACATATACTAGTTGGTGGTGGCCTGAAGCAAAAAGCGTCGGGAACTAACTGTATTGTTAAAATATTTCATAATCAACCAAAACCAATTATGGAAGTTCAAACCCGATGCTAATCAGTATCGGGTTTTTTTATGTTTAAAAATTAAAGAATTAATGATGAAATACACATTTAAAACAAATCTCAAAAAATTACTTGCTGATACCACTACACCGGTCAGCATCTATCTTAGATTGCGTGATGTCTATCCCAATAGTATTCTATTGGAAAGTTCTGATTATCACAGTAGGGACAATAACATCAGCTACATCTGTTGCCAATCTATGGCACATATCAAATTGGATAAAACACAATTAGAAATTGCTTATCCGAATGAAAAAGTTGTTGTCAAGAGTAAGGAACAAATTAATCTGAAAGAAGAAGTCGCAACATTTAGAAAAGCATTCGAAGAAACCCTTTCTCCTGAAAGAAATATCATTTCAAATGGTCTATTTGGTTACTTTACCTTTGATACGATCGAACATTTTGAAGATATAAAATTGACGACTCCAATCGATCCAAGACGAGATATTCCTCATTTGCAATATCATGTATATAAATATGTCATTGCGATTGATCATTTTAGGAATGAGCTTTTTGTATTCGAGCATTTATTAGATGAAGAAGAGTCTCAGTTAGATAAATTACAGTATTTGATACAAAATAAAAACTTTCCAGAATATACTTTTCAGACAACTGGAAAAGAAACCTCTAATCGATCGGATGAAGAACATCGTGAGCTTGTCAAAAAGGTAAAAGAGCATATCCAACGTGGTGATGTTTTCCAAATCGTTCCTTCTCGTGCTTTTTCAACACCATTCTTAGGCGATGAATTTAATGTGTATCGTGCTTTACGCTCCATCAATCCTTCTCCTTATTTATTTTATTTTGATTACGGAAATTTCAAATTGTTTGGCTCTTCACCGGAAGCACAGTTAACGATCAAAAATGGTGAAGCAACTATTTATCCAATTGCGGGAACTTTCAAACGTACCGGAAATATGGAAGAGGATATAAAAATTGCGGAACAGCTAAAAAATGATCCAAAGGAATCTGCGGAACATGTGATGTTGGTAGACTTAGCTCGTAATGATTTAAGTAGACATTGTAACCAAGTCGAAGTAAAATCGTACAAGGAAGCACAATACTATTCGCATGTGATTCACTTAGTTTCCAAAGTGTCTGGTAAACTTAAACCTAATGTCAATCCGTTTGATATCGTTGGAGATACTTATCCTGCAGGAACATTAAGTGGAGCTCCTAAACATATGGCACTTACATTGATTGACCGCTATGAGGGGCAGCAACGTTCATTCTATAGTGGCGCAATTGGGTATATGGGATTCAACGGAGATTTTAATCATGCGATTATGATTCGTTCTTTTTTGAGTAAGCAAAATATGCTCAACTATCAAGCTGGTGGTGGTATTGTGCTAGACTCGGATCCAGAAATGGAACTACAAGAAGTAAATAATAAAATAGCTGCTTTGAGAAAAGCATTAGAACTGGCTGAAACATTATGATGATAAGACCATTGGAGTTTTGTGAAAATAGTTCACACCTTCGTAGCTCAGTAGATTGTATTGATTATCGAATCTTAGAGCTCATCGCATTACGCGCACAATATGTAGATAAATTAAATCAAGCTGAATTTTCATTAGAAAATATAGTAGAAGAATATCAGGAAACTGTTATGTTTACAGATCGTAAAGAATGGCCAAAGACTTTCAAAATTGAAAAGAATATTGTGGAATCTACATTCCAATCTATTATCCATCATTTTACAAACAAAGAAATAGAAGTATCTCATGAGCAATAGTAAAATATTAGTAATCGACAACTACGATTCTTTCACGTATAATTTAGTACATCTGTTACAGGAGTGTGATCAAGAGTATACGGTTTGGAGAAATGATAAATTCCAATTGAAGGATGTTGCTGCTTTTGATAAAATCTTATTATCACCAGGTCCTGGTATTCCTGAAGAAGCAGGTTTGTTGTTGGATGTGATCCGCAAATATGCAGAGACAAAAAGTATCTTGGGGATCTGTCTGGGACAACAGGCTATCGCGGAGGTTTTTGGCGGGAAATTATTTAATATGCCAAGACCGCTACATGGTGTAGCAACGGATTTAGTTATTACAGATCCTTCTGAAAAGCTATTTGAAGGGTACAGCAATCATAGTAAAATTGCTCGCTACCATTCTTGGGCGGTAGAAGCAGCGTCACTTCCTGACACATTAAAAGTGACTGCCACAGATGAGAATGGTGTCATTATGGCATTATCTCACAAGACATTCGATGTTAAAGGTCTGCAGTTTCATCCAGAATCTGTATTGACCGAAAATGGTAAAAAACTGATCGAGAACTGGTTAAAAAATTAGAAATGACAATTTTAGATAAAATAGTTGACCGAAAGAAAGTAGAAGTTGCGGAAGCGAAATCAAAAGTATCTTTTGAAGATTTAAGTCAATATCCTCTTTTTAACAGAACGTGTTATTCTTTAAGAGAGACTATTCTGGATCCTAATAAGACGGGTATCATCTCTGAATATAAGCGTGCATCTCCTTCAAAAGGATTAATCAATGGGACAAATTCTGTGGCAGAAGTTGTGAAAGGTTATCAAGATGCAGGAGCATCAGCGATTTCTGTCTTGACAGATACCGATTTCTTCCAAGGAAGTTTAGCTGATTTGACTGCAGCAAGAGCAGTATTGACCATTCCGCTCTTACGAAAAGAGTTTATCATTGATAAGTATCAAATCGCCGAAGCGAAAGCTTACGGTGCTGATATTATTTTACTTATTGCAGCATGTTTAACGACAGAAGAGTTAAAGGATCTTGCCACGTATGCGAAATCATTAGGATTAAATGTTTTACTTGAAATCCATAATGAAGAAGAGCTGAACCGCAGTCTTCTGGACACAATTGATGCCATAGGAGTCAACAACCGTAATTTGAAAGACTTTGTCGTTTCTTTGCATCATTCTTATGATTTGGTCAATAAGATCCCGGATAAATATATCAAAGTATCTGAATCAGGAATTTCGAATCCAGACACTATTCGTGAACTAAAAAAAGCAGGGTATCAGTCATTTTTAATTGGTGAAAACTTTATGAAGACCTCTAATCCAGCAAAAGCTTTATCAGATTTTGTAAAAGAAATATAAAACTTATTTAAAACGAATCTAAATAATCTTATATTTGTAAGCATACATTGCCTATCAAAGACAGGATAACATCATTTTGGAATCGGGAATTTTCATCATCAATACTAAAAGTTTTGAGCAAATATATCTTCAATATTGGGAAGGTATGTTTGCTTTCTGTTTGAAAAATATTCAAGATGAAGATCTCGCAAAAGAAATTATCCAAGAAGTATTCAAATCACTTTGGG encodes the following:
- a CDS encoding anthranilate synthase component I family protein, with product MKYTFKTNLKKLLADTTTPVSIYLRLRDVYPNSILLESSDYHSRDNNISYICCQSMAHIKLDKTQLEIAYPNEKVVVKSKEQINLKEEVATFRKAFEETLSPERNIISNGLFGYFTFDTIEHFEDIKLTTPIDPRRDIPHLQYHVYKYVIAIDHFRNELFVFEHLLDEEESQLDKLQYLIQNKNFPEYTFQTTGKETSNRSDEEHRELVKKVKEHIQRGDVFQIVPSRAFSTPFLGDEFNVYRALRSINPSPYLFYFDYGNFKLFGSSPEAQLTIKNGEATIYPIAGTFKRTGNMEEDIKIAEQLKNDPKESAEHVMLVDLARNDLSRHCNQVEVKSYKEAQYYSHVIHLVSKVSGKLKPNVNPFDIVGDTYPAGTLSGAPKHMALTLIDRYEGQQRSFYSGAIGYMGFNGDFNHAIMIRSFLSKQNMLNYQAGGGIVLDSDPEMELQEVNNKIAALRKALELAETL
- a CDS encoding chorismate mutase, which codes for MMIRPLEFCENSSHLRSSVDCIDYRILELIALRAQYVDKLNQAEFSLENIVEEYQETVMFTDRKEWPKTFKIEKNIVESTFQSIIHHFTNKEIEVSHEQ
- a CDS encoding anthranilate synthase component II, which gives rise to MSNSKILVIDNYDSFTYNLVHLLQECDQEYTVWRNDKFQLKDVAAFDKILLSPGPGIPEEAGLLLDVIRKYAETKSILGICLGQQAIAEVFGGKLFNMPRPLHGVATDLVITDPSEKLFEGYSNHSKIARYHSWAVEAASLPDTLKVTATDENGVIMALSHKTFDVKGLQFHPESVLTENGKKLIENWLKN
- the trpC gene encoding indole-3-glycerol phosphate synthase TrpC codes for the protein MTILDKIVDRKKVEVAEAKSKVSFEDLSQYPLFNRTCYSLRETILDPNKTGIISEYKRASPSKGLINGTNSVAEVVKGYQDAGASAISVLTDTDFFQGSLADLTAARAVLTIPLLRKEFIIDKYQIAEAKAYGADIILLIAACLTTEELKDLATYAKSLGLNVLLEIHNEEELNRSLLDTIDAIGVNNRNLKDFVVSLHHSYDLVNKIPDKYIKVSESGISNPDTIRELKKAGYQSFLIGENFMKTSNPAKALSDFVKEI